The Fimbriimonas ginsengisoli Gsoil 348 genome window below encodes:
- a CDS encoding nucleotidyltransferase encodes MNPIQPTREARVDWSLLVSDEEWELYRPVLDAADARGVRYALGGGLAFSEHSSRARNTKDIDLYILPADKDLAIEAVLSAGFHDLFDEKPYDRSWIYRGTRDGVIVDLIWSSPNHRMDVDESWLESGPAIQLRDRVIRLLPAEELIWAKLYIVQRDRCDWPDLLNILNAEGEHLDWRRLLAEVGERDAPLLGGLLSTFRWLCPETAQAFPKWVWCHLGLIPPDGGPPSPVGEEREKILDSRDWFGPQAA; translated from the coding sequence TTGAATCCGATTCAACCAACCCGCGAGGCCCGCGTCGACTGGTCACTCCTCGTCTCCGACGAGGAGTGGGAGCTTTACCGACCGGTGCTGGATGCTGCCGACGCGCGGGGGGTGCGCTATGCGTTAGGAGGCGGACTGGCCTTTTCCGAACACTCGTCGCGTGCTCGCAATACGAAGGATATCGACCTCTACATTCTGCCGGCGGACAAAGACCTGGCGATCGAGGCGGTTCTTTCGGCAGGTTTCCACGACCTCTTCGATGAGAAGCCTTACGATCGGTCGTGGATCTACCGGGGCACGCGAGATGGCGTCATCGTAGACCTGATCTGGAGCAGTCCCAACCACCGGATGGATGTGGACGAGTCTTGGCTCGAGAGTGGACCAGCTATCCAGCTTCGGGACCGGGTGATCCGGCTTCTACCGGCGGAGGAGCTGATCTGGGCCAAGCTCTACATCGTCCAAAGAGATCGATGTGACTGGCCTGATCTGCTGAACATCTTGAATGCGGAGGGGGAACACTTAGATTGGAGGCGACTCCTCGCGGAGGTGGGAGAGCGCGACGCGCCGCTCTTGGGAGGGCTGCTCAGCACGTTTCGGTGGTTGTGTCCGGAGACGGCCCAAGCATTTCCAAAGTGGGTCTGGTGCCATCTCGGCCTGATTCCTCCGGATGGAGGACCGCCTTCCCCAGTTGGCGAAGAGCGTGAAAAAATCTTGGACAGCCGGGACTGGTTCGGACCCCAGGCAGCATAG
- a CDS encoding sugar phosphate isomerase/epimerase family protein, producing MNHPQRDVAREIYLHAELGMEFIDMTLEPPAAASWLVDVKEICRALHETGFEVVGHTSYYLPMDSPFEEVRQGAVTELKRCLRIFGELGTKWMNLHPGRYTPMHPRSFYIQRNLQTFRELAPLAQECGVGLMIENLPGDYNNADQLGDLLDPMPELGLHLDIGHANLMIHPNSTEQILERYGDRLRHVHIHDNKGGDADLHLPLGAGNLDLEKHVRSLKRCGYDGPVTLEVFTEDRTYLVHSAKVLREVWDRV from the coding sequence ATGAACCATCCTCAGCGAGACGTCGCGCGGGAGATTTACTTACACGCCGAACTCGGAATGGAGTTCATCGATATGACACTCGAGCCGCCAGCCGCGGCTTCTTGGCTAGTGGACGTGAAGGAGATTTGCCGGGCGCTTCATGAGACGGGGTTCGAGGTCGTGGGGCACACCTCTTACTACCTACCGATGGACAGCCCGTTCGAGGAAGTACGCCAAGGAGCGGTGACGGAGTTGAAGCGCTGCCTCCGGATCTTCGGCGAGCTTGGGACGAAATGGATGAACCTTCACCCGGGGCGGTACACGCCGATGCACCCGCGGTCGTTTTACATCCAGCGTAATCTGCAGACCTTCCGCGAACTCGCGCCCCTTGCGCAGGAATGCGGCGTCGGATTGATGATCGAAAACTTACCGGGGGACTACAACAACGCCGATCAGCTTGGCGACCTGCTCGACCCGATGCCCGAGCTTGGCCTGCATCTCGACATCGGCCACGCCAATCTGATGATCCACCCGAATTCGACGGAGCAGATCTTGGAGCGATACGGTGACCGGCTTCGGCACGTCCACATCCACGACAACAAAGGGGGCGACGCAGACCTCCACTTGCCGCTCGGGGCGGGGAATCTGGATTTGGAGAAGCACGTTAGATCGCTGAAGCGGTGCGGCTACGACGGTCCGGTCACGCTGGAGGTATTCACGGAAGATCGGACCTACCTTGTCCACAGCGCCAAGGTACTGCGCGAGGTTTGGGACCGGGTGTAG
- a CDS encoding polynucleotide kinase-phosphatase, which translates to MTLTLPKLSLVLLIGPSGSGKSTFGRKHFLPTEVVSSDSCRGVVSDDENAQDATEDAFDLLHFIVRTRLRRGKLTVVDATNVQEGARRSLLRIADEFHVPAAAIVFDLPESVCHRRNADRPDRQFGPHVIKNQLKDMRRAYGRLEREGFKYVFGLRSEADVEEAAIERVPLWPDRSELTGPFDIVGDVHGCADELFELLDKLGYKIEELAEPRVLDTEPVGGRPFVGMHTVPVYYDVVPPEGRMLAFVGDLVDRGPDSPRVLKLAMSMVRSGAAVAVPGNHDVKLIRHLRGRPVSISHGLQETIDQLAKQPEEFVANALRFLDSLVSHAVLDGGKLVIAHAGLKAEMQGRASGRVKEFCLYGDTTGETDEFGLPIRYPWASDYRGSAMVVYGHTPVPEAEWLNGTINIDTGCVFGGKLTALRYPEREVVSVPARQMYAASKRPFLETAPPDLSAQQVVDDVLDLEDVSGKRLIATRLKHVVTIREENATAALETISRFAVNPKWLVYLPPTMSPSETSHRDGYLEYPEEAIAYYRDNGVETVVCEEKHMGSRAVVILCRDEEVARQRFGVLGEGMGTVITRTGRRFFEDALVEQELLGRVAQGISSAGLWEELETDWMVLDAELMPWSAKARELLRTQYAPVGAAAIHAHRAATALLEAPRLDDQELGELRGRNAARAGLAEAYVEGYRRYCWPVNSLDDYRLAPFHLLATEGAVHTDKPHTWHMEMLGRFCGDGLLFATPYRVVQTGDPDEVAAAVAWWEELTGKGGEGMVVKPLDFIVTGARGLIQPAVKCRGREYLRIIYGPEYSIPENLQRLRKRGLGVKRSLALREFALGVEGLERFVRREPLRRVHECAFGVLALESEPVDPRL; encoded by the coding sequence ATGACTCTTACTCTGCCCAAGCTTTCTCTCGTCCTCCTGATCGGGCCTTCTGGATCCGGCAAGTCGACTTTTGGTCGAAAGCACTTCTTGCCGACCGAGGTGGTCAGCAGCGATAGTTGTCGAGGGGTGGTGAGCGACGACGAGAACGCTCAGGACGCCACCGAGGACGCGTTCGACCTCCTTCACTTCATCGTCCGAACCCGCCTGCGACGCGGGAAGCTCACCGTCGTCGATGCCACCAACGTGCAGGAGGGAGCCCGCCGTTCTTTGCTGCGAATCGCAGACGAATTCCACGTTCCGGCCGCGGCGATTGTCTTCGACCTCCCTGAATCGGTATGTCATCGACGAAACGCGGACCGGCCGGATCGACAGTTCGGCCCTCATGTCATCAAGAACCAGCTCAAGGACATGCGCCGGGCGTACGGCCGCCTCGAAAGGGAAGGTTTCAAGTACGTCTTCGGGCTCCGAAGTGAGGCAGACGTCGAAGAAGCCGCGATCGAGCGGGTGCCGCTCTGGCCGGATCGTAGCGAGCTAACCGGCCCGTTCGACATCGTCGGCGACGTTCATGGCTGCGCCGACGAGCTGTTCGAGCTCCTCGATAAGCTGGGCTACAAAATCGAAGAGTTAGCCGAGCCGCGGGTGCTCGATACCGAACCGGTCGGCGGCCGCCCGTTCGTGGGCATGCACACGGTGCCGGTCTATTACGACGTCGTTCCACCCGAAGGGCGGATGCTGGCGTTCGTCGGCGACCTCGTCGACCGCGGACCGGATTCCCCGCGGGTACTGAAGCTGGCGATGAGCATGGTCCGATCGGGCGCCGCGGTGGCCGTGCCCGGCAACCATGATGTCAAGCTGATTCGCCACCTGCGCGGGCGGCCGGTATCGATAAGTCACGGGCTGCAAGAAACGATCGACCAGCTTGCGAAACAGCCGGAAGAGTTCGTGGCGAACGCGCTTCGCTTCCTCGATTCGCTCGTCAGTCACGCAGTGCTCGACGGTGGAAAGCTCGTCATCGCCCACGCCGGCCTCAAGGCGGAAATGCAGGGCCGGGCATCCGGCCGTGTCAAAGAATTCTGCCTGTACGGCGACACTACCGGCGAGACCGACGAGTTTGGGCTCCCGATCCGCTATCCCTGGGCCAGCGACTACCGCGGTTCCGCGATGGTGGTTTACGGCCACACCCCGGTTCCCGAAGCCGAATGGCTGAACGGGACGATCAACATCGATACCGGTTGTGTTTTCGGCGGCAAGCTCACTGCCCTTCGATATCCGGAGCGGGAAGTCGTCTCCGTGCCGGCCCGCCAGATGTATGCCGCGTCCAAGCGTCCATTCCTGGAGACCGCGCCGCCCGATCTTTCCGCCCAGCAGGTCGTCGACGACGTCCTCGACCTAGAGGACGTTTCTGGCAAGCGACTGATAGCAACCCGCCTGAAGCATGTGGTGACGATTCGGGAAGAGAACGCGACGGCGGCGTTGGAGACGATCAGCCGGTTCGCGGTAAATCCGAAATGGCTCGTCTACCTTCCGCCAACGATGTCTCCGTCGGAGACGTCGCATCGCGATGGTTACCTCGAATACCCCGAAGAAGCGATCGCCTACTACCGTGACAACGGAGTGGAGACGGTGGTGTGCGAGGAGAAGCACATGGGGTCGCGGGCGGTGGTGATATTGTGCCGCGACGAGGAGGTCGCGCGGCAGCGATTCGGGGTTCTCGGCGAGGGAATGGGAACCGTCATCACCCGGACCGGCCGGCGCTTTTTCGAAGATGCGTTGGTCGAGCAAGAGCTGCTCGGCCGAGTTGCCCAAGGGATCTCCTCGGCCGGACTTTGGGAGGAGCTGGAGACGGATTGGATGGTGCTTGACGCCGAACTGATGCCATGGTCGGCCAAGGCGCGCGAGCTGCTTCGCACTCAGTATGCGCCTGTCGGCGCGGCGGCAATCCACGCCCACCGCGCCGCAACCGCCCTCTTAGAAGCCCCGAGACTGGACGATCAGGAGCTGGGCGAGCTTCGCGGTCGCAACGCCGCCCGCGCTGGGCTGGCCGAGGCCTACGTCGAGGGCTACCGCCGCTACTGCTGGCCCGTTAACTCGCTCGACGACTACCGATTGGCCCCCTTCCATCTCCTCGCCACCGAAGGAGCCGTGCACACGGACAAGCCGCACACATGGCATATGGAAATGCTCGGCCGCTTCTGCGGCGACGGCCTCCTCTTTGCCACCCCATACCGGGTGGTGCAAACCGGTGACCCCGACGAAGTCGCCGCTGCCGTCGCCTGGTGGGAGGAACTCACCGGAAAGGGCGGCGAAGGAATGGTGGTCAAGCCGCTCGACTTCATCGTCACCGGCGCCCGCGGCCTCATCCAGCCCGCCGTAAAGTGCCGCGGCCGCGAGTACCTGCGAATCATCTACGGACCCGAATATTCGATTCCGGAGAACCTACAACGCCTCCGCAAACGTGGCCTCGGCGTCAAGCGCTCTCTCGCCTTGCGCGAGTTCGCGCTCGGCGTAGAAGGGCTCGAGCGCTTCGTCCGCCGAGAGCCTCTCCGCCGAGTCCACGAATGCGCCTTCGGCGTACTGGCCTTAGAGAGCGAACCGGTAGACCCCCGCCTCTGA
- a CDS encoding 3' terminal RNA ribose 2'-O-methyltransferase Hen1 yields the protein MLLTITTTHRPATELGYLLRKNPERAQHAELSMGRAHLFYPEATEERCTVAVLVEVDPVALVRGSGPGGGQFDQYVNDRPYVASSFLSSAIAEFFGTAMSGTSKERPELAETPIPLRAEIPVLPARGGERFLKELFKPLGYEVTVERLPLDDQFPEWGESPYYRLVLEGEVKLQDLLKHLYVLIPVLDDRKHYYIGRAEVDKLLLRGGAWLATHPLREEISRRYLKRDRTLTREALDRLSEIDGLVEPEEQEAAGDAQEEAVERPISLHDQRLLTVLDVLKASGAKRVLDLGCGEGKLLKLLMNEKQFEEIVGMDVSITPLEKAKLRLRLERQPERKASRMKLIHGSLVYRDRRLQGYDAVAIVEVIEHLDPSRLASMERAVFEFARPGRVIVTTPNREYNALFETMEPGKLRHPDHRFEWTRAEFESWSREVADRHGYAVEFQPIGPVSEQFGAPSQMAVFQAI from the coding sequence ATGCTGCTCACCATCACCACCACCCACCGGCCGGCGACGGAATTGGGATACCTGCTGCGTAAGAACCCCGAACGGGCGCAGCACGCCGAGCTGTCGATGGGCCGGGCGCACCTCTTCTATCCGGAAGCGACCGAGGAGCGGTGCACGGTGGCGGTTCTCGTCGAAGTCGACCCGGTGGCACTGGTGCGAGGCAGCGGTCCGGGGGGTGGACAGTTCGACCAGTACGTAAACGACCGGCCGTACGTGGCGTCGTCTTTTCTCAGCTCGGCGATAGCCGAGTTCTTCGGTACCGCCATGAGCGGCACGAGCAAAGAGCGTCCCGAATTGGCCGAGACCCCCATCCCGCTGAGAGCGGAGATCCCCGTCCTCCCGGCAAGAGGGGGCGAGCGATTCCTGAAGGAGCTGTTCAAGCCGCTAGGTTACGAGGTAACCGTCGAGCGGCTCCCGCTGGACGACCAATTCCCCGAGTGGGGCGAGTCGCCTTACTACCGGTTGGTATTGGAAGGAGAGGTCAAGCTGCAGGATTTGCTGAAGCACCTGTACGTTTTGATCCCGGTTCTTGACGACCGGAAGCACTACTACATCGGCCGGGCCGAGGTCGACAAGCTATTGCTGCGCGGCGGCGCGTGGTTGGCGACGCATCCGTTAAGGGAAGAGATTTCTCGCCGCTATCTAAAACGCGATCGGACGCTGACCCGAGAGGCGCTGGACCGCCTTAGCGAAATCGATGGCTTGGTCGAACCCGAAGAGCAAGAAGCTGCCGGCGATGCGCAAGAGGAGGCGGTCGAGCGGCCGATTTCACTGCACGATCAGCGCTTGCTCACCGTTCTCGACGTGCTCAAGGCGAGCGGCGCCAAGCGGGTCCTCGACCTCGGCTGCGGCGAGGGAAAGCTGCTGAAGCTCCTCATGAACGAGAAGCAGTTCGAGGAGATCGTCGGCATGGATGTCTCCATCACCCCGCTGGAAAAGGCGAAGCTCCGCCTGCGGCTCGAGCGGCAGCCCGAACGGAAAGCGTCCAGGATGAAGCTGATCCACGGGTCGCTCGTGTACCGAGACCGCCGCCTGCAAGGGTACGACGCGGTCGCCATTGTCGAGGTTATCGAACACCTCGACCCATCAAGGCTCGCGTCGATGGAGCGAGCCGTGTTCGAATTCGCCCGACCTGGGCGGGTGATCGTTACGACTCCCAACCGCGAATACAACGCGCTTTTCGAAACGATGGAGCCCGGCAAGCTGCGCCATCCCGATCACCGGTTCGAGTGGACCCGTGCCGAGTTCGAAAGCTGGTCGCGTGAAGTCGCGGACCGTCACGGCTACGCCGTCGAGTTCCAACCGATCGGTCCCGTCAGCGAGCAATTCGGCGCCCCCAGCCAGATGGCGGTTTTCCAGGCGATATGA
- a CDS encoding FecR domain-containing protein — protein MINRHVSTLLVAYLHNELTEGEKLRVCRHLKSCEQCREEYRELASVHRALKFMPEAAVSTEITRKPPRYWNYTSVAAVATVLVLAVWLWYTPDRPLTVAKLQGSPLLEGKPVVEIGRFEPGQCIQTDGRSAAQIDLEGKGHVNVKPNSEVQLVQAQPNERRLKLMKGMIEAFVSTPPRMFVVETPTATAVDMGCAYTLATESDGATRLHVRLGFVILQSKVMTSIVPEGASCRSEAKIGVGTPIFDDASPDFRDAVQRLDRNNFDELALSQTVAGARKEDALTLWHLVPRIPPYNRTALIQALRRMVPLPEGTTAKEMSSLNPATLRKWRDAILPSAKALN, from the coding sequence ATGATAAACCGCCACGTTTCCACCCTCCTCGTGGCCTATCTGCACAATGAGCTGACCGAAGGCGAAAAGCTCCGTGTTTGCCGGCATCTGAAATCGTGTGAGCAGTGCCGGGAGGAATACCGAGAACTGGCCTCGGTCCACCGCGCGCTCAAGTTCATGCCGGAAGCCGCCGTCTCGACCGAAATAACACGAAAGCCGCCCCGGTATTGGAACTACACATCCGTGGCGGCGGTGGCCACCGTTCTCGTCCTGGCCGTTTGGCTCTGGTACACCCCCGACCGCCCGCTTACCGTTGCCAAGCTACAAGGTTCGCCTCTACTCGAAGGCAAACCGGTTGTCGAGATTGGCCGATTCGAGCCGGGGCAGTGTATCCAAACCGACGGGCGATCGGCGGCGCAAATCGATTTGGAAGGGAAGGGGCACGTCAACGTCAAGCCGAATTCGGAGGTTCAACTCGTGCAAGCCCAGCCGAACGAGCGCCGACTGAAGCTGATGAAGGGGATGATCGAAGCGTTCGTCAGCACGCCGCCGAGGATGTTCGTCGTCGAGACTCCGACCGCGACCGCCGTCGATATGGGATGTGCGTACACTTTGGCGACGGAATCTGACGGCGCGACCCGCTTGCACGTCCGCTTGGGGTTCGTGATCCTCCAATCCAAGGTAATGACCTCGATCGTCCCGGAAGGAGCGTCTTGCCGGAGCGAAGCAAAAATTGGGGTCGGAACCCCAATCTTCGACGATGCCTCCCCGGACTTCCGCGATGCGGTCCAGCGCCTTGACCGGAATAACTTCGACGAGCTCGCCCTGAGCCAGACGGTCGCCGGCGCCCGAAAAGAAGATGCGCTGACCCTTTGGCACCTGGTCCCGCGAATTCCACCGTACAACCGGACCGCTCTCATCCAAGCGCTCCGCCGAATGGTTCCGCTGCCGGAGGGAACGACCGCCAAAGAGATGTCCTCATTGAATCCCGCGACTCTTCGCAAGTGGCGGGACGCGATCCTCCCGTCGGCAAAAGCTCTGAATTAG
- a CDS encoding 2Fe-2S iron-sulfur cluster-binding protein, with protein sequence MESGIGIEAATVAVGDKAPDLELSEGVWLSDFRGSPLVLAFFPDDWDPARTSQLGVYQELLENLPDHPRLVGISLRGDWYDVEIQGEVPVRFPQLSSDGDLGRRFGVTGRQALFLIDSDGVVRWSHASPVGVHPRVDEVERALQELTAKPGISRRELLVATVAVTVALTVLPGISNAAGVAKRKSGGRTITLNVNGSDYKIDADPRVTLLDALRERMGLPGTKKGCDHGQCGACTVHVNGRRVNSCLMLAMQAEGAKVRTIEGLANGDALHPVQAAFIKHDGFQCGYCTPGQIMSAVACIQEGHAGSDEDIREFMSGNICRCGAYPGICAAIKEAREGMGGAR encoded by the coding sequence ATGGAAAGTGGAATCGGGATCGAGGCCGCAACAGTAGCGGTCGGCGACAAAGCACCGGACCTGGAATTATCGGAAGGGGTTTGGCTGAGCGATTTCAGAGGCTCGCCGCTCGTACTCGCCTTCTTTCCCGATGACTGGGATCCAGCGCGAACAAGCCAGCTAGGCGTATATCAAGAGCTTCTGGAGAACCTTCCCGACCATCCCCGCCTCGTGGGGATCAGCTTGCGCGGAGACTGGTACGACGTCGAGATCCAAGGTGAAGTCCCGGTCCGCTTTCCTCAGCTTTCTTCGGACGGAGATCTCGGTCGGCGCTTCGGCGTCACGGGACGGCAGGCGCTGTTCCTCATCGACTCGGACGGCGTCGTTCGCTGGAGTCACGCTTCGCCTGTGGGCGTCCACCCAAGAGTCGACGAGGTCGAACGGGCGCTGCAAGAGCTGACGGCGAAGCCGGGAATCTCACGGCGCGAGCTGCTCGTCGCCACGGTTGCCGTTACGGTGGCTTTGACCGTGCTCCCCGGGATCTCGAACGCGGCTGGAGTGGCGAAGCGGAAGTCGGGTGGGCGAACGATCACCCTTAACGTGAACGGCAGCGACTATAAGATTGACGCCGATCCGCGGGTAACGCTACTCGACGCGCTTCGCGAACGGATGGGGCTCCCCGGCACCAAGAAGGGTTGCGATCATGGGCAGTGCGGCGCCTGCACGGTTCACGTCAACGGGCGGCGCGTCAATTCTTGCCTGATGCTCGCGATGCAAGCCGAAGGAGCCAAGGTTCGGACGATCGAAGGGCTGGCAAATGGGGACGCGCTCCACCCGGTGCAGGCGGCGTTCATCAAACACGACGGATTCCAATGCGGCTACTGTACTCCCGGGCAGATCATGTCGGCGGTCGCATGTATCCAAGAGGGACACGCGGGAAGCGACGAAGATATCCGGGAGTTCATGAGTGGGAATATCTGCCGGTGCGGGGCTTACCCGGGCATTTGCGCGGCAATTAAAGAGGCGCGGGAAGGGATGGGAGGAGCACGGTGA
- a CDS encoding FAD binding domain-containing protein — MKPFEYQRAGNVGEAIRDVARDHGAKFLGGGTNLIDLMKYNVEQPDRLIDITHLRLDRIEKLPNGGLRIGALVRNSDLAEDSRIKRDYAVLSQALLAGASPQLRNMATTGGNLLQRTRCYYFYDTAFPCNKREPGSGCSAVGGFNRIHAILGQSDACIAVHPSDMAVAMAALDAVIQVEGPRGKRAIPVLEFHRLPGTTPHVDTNLARDEIITAVDLPAPTGRSAYLKVRDRNSYAFALVSVAAGLETDGSTIRHARLALGGVAHKPWRAQEAERSLQGQPANEESFRHAAEVALAGAKGYEHNSFKIELAKRSIVKAFRGLTEVA, encoded by the coding sequence GTGAAGCCGTTCGAATACCAGCGCGCAGGCAACGTAGGAGAGGCGATCCGCGATGTCGCGCGAGACCATGGGGCGAAGTTTCTCGGCGGAGGAACGAACCTGATCGACCTGATGAAGTACAACGTCGAGCAGCCCGACCGGCTCATCGACATCACCCACCTTCGGCTCGACCGGATCGAGAAGCTTCCGAACGGAGGCCTCCGGATCGGGGCGTTGGTGCGAAACAGCGACCTCGCCGAAGATTCCCGCATCAAGCGCGACTATGCGGTGCTCTCCCAAGCCTTGCTTGCCGGCGCGAGCCCCCAGCTCCGGAACATGGCGACCACGGGCGGCAACTTGCTCCAGCGGACCCGGTGCTACTACTTCTACGATACGGCCTTCCCGTGTAACAAACGGGAGCCGGGGAGCGGGTGCAGCGCAGTGGGAGGATTCAACCGGATCCACGCGATCCTTGGACAAAGCGACGCCTGCATCGCGGTTCATCCGAGCGACATGGCGGTGGCGATGGCGGCGCTTGACGCGGTGATTCAGGTCGAGGGTCCTCGTGGTAAGCGGGCCATTCCGGTCCTGGAATTCCACCGGCTTCCCGGCACGACGCCGCACGTCGACACGAACCTGGCCCGAGACGAGATCATTACCGCGGTCGATCTGCCGGCGCCAACGGGACGGTCGGCTTACCTCAAGGTGCGGGACCGAAATTCGTACGCTTTCGCCCTCGTTTCGGTCGCGGCCGGGTTGGAAACCGACGGTTCGACCATCCGGCACGCCCGGCTCGCCCTGGGAGGGGTTGCGCACAAGCCTTGGCGCGCGCAGGAGGCCGAGCGGTCGCTCCAGGGGCAACCGGCGAATGAAGAGAGCTTCCGCCACGCGGCCGAGGTCGCGCTGGCGGGGGCGAAGGGGTACGAGCACAACAGCTTTAAGATCGAGCTTGCCAAGCGCTCGATCGTAAAGGCATTTCGCGGGCTGACGGAGGTGGCGTGA